The Ornithinibacillus sp. 4-3 region AATCTAGACGTTTTTGCTTTGCTAACCGGTCCATTTCATATGCTAATACACCAGTAATTAATAAGATAAAAATAATCAAGCCTACAATTGGAAAAATATTTCTTTCTTTATCTAATACACCAACTAATGCAAGTTCCTCGTAGACTTCATTCGTAATAATTTGTCCTTCACGTACAATAATTTCTCCAGCACGAATGATTACTGGATCCACACTACTTGCAGCCTCATTTCTGGCTTCTGTTGTTCTCTCAGGATCGAAAAAGGAATTTTCAACTATAGCAAAATCAGTTAAATCAATTAACACTTGTTTCAAATTCACATTCATTTTGGCATACATAACATTTTGCTTTACATTATTACGTGCAGTTTGAATATTTTGTGTTCGAACACCTTCGTTTAATGTATTCCTTAATGTCTCTATAAATATCTCTTTACCTTCTTGGCGTTCCGCTTCCCCCAAGTCAATCAATTGAATGAAAATATTCTCACCTACAGCTTCAATAATTTCTGGAGATAAGATTTGGTTTAAACGTTTCACTTTTTCTGCTTCTGTTAAAGTAACCTCTGGCTCTGCTGTATCTGCAGAATGATTTTCATTTTCTAATCGATTGTCTAACTTTGAAATAGCTTCAAAAATTTCCTCTATATAGTTTAATCTTTCCTCTGTTATTTCCTCTGATACACTATATCTGTCTTCTACTGCTAGCGAAGTTTCTCTAACTTTTCTTTGCGTTTCTGATTCATTCTCAATTGTTATTGGTGAACGAATAGTTTCCTTTGCACGGTTAAAACGTTCAATATCATATGTTTCTGTGTACACATTATTTAAGGTTAAAAGCACCGTAAAAATCCCCAACACAAGCACAGGTAAAGTAATTAAAATACTTCTCGTTTGAATTCGGAAAATTTTTTGGAATGAATGGTACAATTTATTCTTCATCAACATCACCTCATACCTGTATAAAACAAAAATTACATCGTAAAACTTTCACTAATGATAAAGATGAGACTGGGATGAAAATATTTTATTTAATTAAGAAGTTAAGACAAAAGAAGTGATTAGCATAAAAACGAACGGTATATAGATACACGAAGTATATTTCTAAAGCGAATAATAACACAATTTTTGTTCGAGATTTGCTAGTTAAAATACTTTCATCTCAACTATATCCGCTTCTATGGATTCATATTTTCTCCCAGTCTTCTCTTGATAAAAATTAAATGTAATTCTCCTTAGGCATTAAAAGAAAATTACATCTAAATAGTTAGTTAAAGTACGTGTTCAAAAAGTGTGATAAAGCAGAAATTCGAAGTATCATTTTTATTGGACTTTTTGAACATCCTCTTAAACCTCTTTTTCATATGCTTGAATAATTTTTTGTACAAGTGGATGACGTACTACATCTGTGTGTTCTAAATGAATAAATGAAATACCTGATACTTCACTTAACATTTCTTGAGCTACGACTAATCCTGACTTAACTCCTTTTGGTAAATCTACTTGAGTAATGTCTCCGGTGATGACCATTTTTGATCCAAATCCTAAACGAGTTAAAAACATTTTCATCTGTTCTGGTGTTGTATTTTGAGCTTCATCCAAGATAACAAAAGCATCATCTAATGTACGTCCACGCATATAGGCTAATGGTGCAATTTCAATCGTTTCGCGATCAATTAATCGAACTGTATGCTCTACCCCTAAAACATCGTGTAAGGCATCATACAATGGACGTAAATAAGGATCAACCTTTTCCTTTAAATCACCTGGTAAGAATCCAAGGCTTTCTCCAGCTTCAACAGCGGGGCGAGTTAAAATAATTCTTTTCACAAAGCCATTTCTTAATGCATGAACAGCTAAAACAACTGCTAAATATGTTTTACCTGTACCTGCGGGACCAATTCCAAATACTAAATCATTAGATCTAATAGCAGAAACATATTTCTTCTGACCTAATGTTTTTACACGAATTGATTTCCCTTTTGTGTTTTTCGTTATTTCATCTTCATACAGCGTTTCAAATTGTTCTATTTTTCCTGCTTTCGCAAGATTTACTGCATAGACTACATCACGCTCGGCAATTGTTTGTCCTTTACGAATAACTGCTAACAAAGCTAGTAATGTATCTTCCACATAACGAATAGCATCATCTGCTCCAGAAACGCTTACTTGTTCCCCACGTGTGACTAATTTCACATTTGCTTTTTCTTCAATTTGCTTTAAATATTTATCATTTGTACCAAATAAAGCAAGTGCTTCACTTGGATCTGTTAGCTGAAGATCTATAACATGAAGTTTATCTGCTGCCATAATCTATCTCCTTAGGTTACCGGTTCTGACATTGCAATGTCTTCTTCCACAGTAATGAATAAGTGTAAGTTTACTTTACCATTGTCTAAGGATTCATGCAAAACTTTTTCCGATATTACTTCTGCATCTATCCCTAGTTGTGATTTTATTTTGACTTTTGCATATTCAATCCCTAATTCAATTGCCTCTGATTTTGTTCGGGTTTCTTTTATCATTTCCTTTTCTCTTATGGTTGTTTGAATAAAATATAGTGGAAGTTTGTAGTGAAATAAATGTAGCTGATCTACTTGGTCTTCCTCCTGTACTTGTTCAAAAGGAACAGGTTTAAAATTCCAAATAGGTAATTGTAGCTGGCTCATCTGAAGATAGTACTTCTTTTGCTCTGCACCAGTTAAACGTTCATAATTAATTTCAAGTGGAATGGCCATTTTCATTTCATACCATGTTCTTGCTATTATTTTTCCCTCTGCTCCGACAATTTCCTTAGCAGAGTTTTTATCCTCATCTTCTTCATCTTGTTCATCTTCTTCCTCAGGTTCATATACCCCAGACACCAATCTTTTTCCTGGAGTAACGTAATCATTCACCCGCACTTCTGGGAAGCCTTTACGTACCTCCATTCGCTTAATAACCCCTTTTTTCGTAGCAACAAGATGACTAGGAACCGTTTCTTCAGTTTTTGGAACAATTGACTTTTCTACAGCATCAATTTGATATCTTGTCCCCTTTTTTTCAACTCCTATCCAGAGCAACTCAGGAATTTCTTGGAGTAAAGAAGTTTGTAGTTCGTGGTTAGATTTTTTTGTGAAAGAAAATTGAAGTGGCATAATATCATGTTGCTTTAATTGCTCTTCGATTTTTTGTTGGATATCGAAGGAAACTCCATTAATTTTAACAGACCATATGAGATTAGCCAGCATGAATAAAAAAAGTATAGAAATTGTTCCAGCAATAAATAATGCTTTATGCTGCAGTACATACTTAATCAATGATTTAAACCGGTAAAAAGCGAAAACTTTTAATGTAATATTCATTTGCTGGGCTATTTCTTTTGCTTTGGGTAAATGCTCAATAGAGATATGTGCTTCATAAAACTCATTATCTATATTGATGACATTCCATATAATAATTCCCTCTTCCATCGCTTCTTGCAAAAATTTATT contains the following coding sequences:
- a CDS encoding PhoH family protein, with the translated sequence MAADKLHVIDLQLTDPSEALALFGTNDKYLKQIEEKANVKLVTRGEQVSVSGADDAIRYVEDTLLALLAVIRKGQTIAERDVVYAVNLAKAGKIEQFETLYEDEITKNTKGKSIRVKTLGQKKYVSAIRSNDLVFGIGPAGTGKTYLAVVLAVHALRNGFVKRIILTRPAVEAGESLGFLPGDLKEKVDPYLRPLYDALHDVLGVEHTVRLIDRETIEIAPLAYMRGRTLDDAFVILDEAQNTTPEQMKMFLTRLGFGSKMVITGDITQVDLPKGVKSGLVVAQEMLSEVSGISFIHLEHTDVVRHPLVQKIIQAYEKEV
- the yqfD gene encoding sporulation protein YqfD — its product is MKRNSLNYAIIQVERKYFNKFLQEAMEEGIIIWNVINIDNEFYEAHISIEHLPKAKEIAQQMNITLKVFAFYRFKSLIKYVLQHKALFIAGTISILFLFMLANLIWSVKINGVSFDIQQKIEEQLKQHDIMPLQFSFTKKSNHELQTSLLQEIPELLWIGVEKKGTRYQIDAVEKSIVPKTEETVPSHLVATKKGVIKRMEVRKGFPEVRVNDYVTPGKRLVSGVYEPEEEDEQDEEDEDKNSAKEIVGAEGKIIARTWYEMKMAIPLEINYERLTGAEQKKYYLQMSQLQLPIWNFKPVPFEQVQEEDQVDQLHLFHYKLPLYFIQTTIREKEMIKETRTKSEAIELGIEYAKVKIKSQLGIDAEVISEKVLHESLDNGKVNLHLFITVEEDIAMSEPVT